The nucleotide sequence gttgccgagccacGTCCCTGACACAGCAGCTTCGACTTCTCGCAGCAAGACCCACCTCCACGTGTCATCGAGGCGCCATGAAGCGAAGAACAATCACCGAGGAGACATCGAGGCCACGACGAAATCCAAACGCGACGCCGTCGCACGTCCAAAGTGGACCGAGCTTTCACCCTTGGATGATAGTGCTAGAGGGGATACACGACGCCCCCAACAGGGAAAGCGGCACCCACAGATGTCGCCGTCGCTAGGCTTTCGCCCAAGGAGTCCTTGAGCACGAACGTCGGGCCAAGAAGCAAGGCCCCTTGCCATCCGTCACTGCCTTCACCGTTGTCCTGCCGCTCCACAGTAACCCCTTCAGAGGGGCCTCGACGCGCCGGCTGCACGCAGCAGCCGCACAGCTGCGTCGGTCGTCACCCCCTCCGGCCGGGCAACGCGGAGCCGGACCTGACTCCGCTGCTCGCGAAAACACCGCCGCACGACCAACGCCTCAAGCGGCCGCTGTCGCCGACTCTTGGCACGTGCTGCTGACGCTGCGATCCGACGTCAGCCACCACCAGGCACGTGCCCCACCCCCGTGGACGCCGCCCCCTGCCCAGCGACGTCAGAACCGGCAGTAGAGCACCGGTGCCGACACCCTTTGCTGtcaccgccgcctccgccttgGCCAGCCACCACCCTCGCCAGCCCTTCGAGAGAGTGCCAGGTCCAGGTACCGAAGCTCCAGATCCGGCCGCGTCGAGCTCGCCGTCGCATCACCCGCCCATCCTTCCAACCACGGTCGCTGTCGCCGCCATCGCCAAGCTCGCCGAGAGCCAGCACCGCGCAGTTGCACAGCAGCGCGGGCACGGCCCCCTGGCCGGCCACCGGCCGCCGCCTGATCCCTGCAGACGTGCACGAGCCGACCCGGCTAGCCTCCGCCGCCCCAGGCTCGGGCAGGAGCCCCGACGCTCCCCATCTTCGCCGGATCTGGCCGCGGGCCCCAGCATCgcatctctgccgcgccgccaccgcgccCCGCCCACTCCACGCCGTGCTGGAGCCCGCAACGCCGGTGAGCACCAACGCCACCGCGGCGCCAGCCGTAGATTCATGGCATGGGGCGCCGGTTCCACGCCGCTGCACAGCTCCACGCACAGCAGTCAGGCGCTGAGGTCGATCTACCCTCAGCCAGATCCAGCCGCCGAGGCCGTGGATCCGTGAGCCAACCGCTGGAgcaaccaccaccaccgccggagCAGCCACCACCATCACCGGGCACCGGGAGGAGAGAAGGAGAGAAAGGTTGGAGGATGGAGGAAGGCCCCGCCGCCACCATCATCGCGGCTACGCAGCCTCTAGCAGCACGCTCCGACGGCAGCAAGGAGtcacgaggagggagggaggaggggttggtggaggcggcggcgccgcccGTGTCGCTCAGGCGGAGCGACGCGGGGGACAGGTTCGAATTCCGGGATTAGGAGGGATTAGAGGGGATTTTGACTTGCTAGGGATTAAAACCCCCTCAATCCCCTTGGATTGATTTGCAACCGAACAAGGCCTTAACAAAATCATAATGTCACCATCCAAACTTTGTTTGACCCTGAATCCCTGATATAATAATCGACAATCTGGATCTTAAAAAGTCAATTGCGATCAAAAGATGACAAAAAAAGGAATAACGCACAAATCCAGTAGCTTGCCTAGTTGgcttttttatattattatttttttgcgaaaattttatattattatttataAGAGAAAACTGCAGTGTAAGCAAATGACCATCGAAATAATGAACTGACGCACCCAACAATGAAAATGACAACTACTGAACCCAGGATGATAGAATGATTGTCAACATATGACTTCGCAATCAAAATGGTGGCAGACTTGGGGGAAAGCGGACTTGCATCCACTGCTTTTCGTAGGTTGAGACATGGCTCCATCCCATCTCCTCAATCAACTGGATCTTCAAATCGTAAAGCTTTTTCTTTGGTTCAGATTCATTTTGAATCAAATCATTTAGAATCTGGCCATCATGAAAATAGTTACTATTAGCGCTGAGCTTAGATGAACGCAagggaaaaaaaacaaaaagtagTACTACAACAGTAACTGGCAAGCATCAGATCAAACAATAACTAACAGATAGTCATCTATTATCATTAAACATAGTTGCTGACAAAATATAGTACTCTGCAATACTACATGTCTTCACTTGGACCAGCAACCACTCAACCATAGAATAACTAATGACATGTAGGCAGAACCACCACTCCTCTAACAGTTAACATGAAGATTACATAACTGCAAATAGTAAGCACTTGATAGGCAGAGCATACCTTCAATGCTGTGCCAGGTCTTCCACAGCGTTTTTCACGCAAAACAGTCAGAGTGCCATATTTTGCAGATTTGGCATCAACCCATTTAATCAATTCTTTGTAATTCTCCTCAAAAATATCTTTAGCAGATGCCTCAATTGACTCATCAGGCTGTCACAAAACAAAAGAATTATTTCCGAAACATGAACCATGGCAATACACAGATAGACATAAAATACATGTATTGTAAGTTCAGTTGTATGACGCCATGCAAGAAATTAGAATACCAATGCATGGCATAAAGATCCACATACTGACTGAGCAAAAAGTAGAAAAACAATCTTGTTATGCTTTGCAATGTTGATACAAGGTTTGGACAGTTAgaaattcaggaaaaagaaatCCAGGAAATCAATGAGCAAGATGCAGGTCTAAGTTCTAGGTTATGATAACATGAGTAataaaaagtaaaataaaaaCAGTAAAGGCATTAATGTCAAGAAAATATGAAATGCAAAGATGCTGTACCTTCAGTGACTCAATCTCTGCCAATGCAAGACACTTTTGATATAGTGCATCAGCTAACTGATCCCGTGTTTCTTCCATTTTTTTCTTGAATTTCTGTCATGGAAAAAATATTTCAGATAGTCAGCATTA is from Miscanthus floridulus cultivar M001 chromosome 7, ASM1932011v1, whole genome shotgun sequence and encodes:
- the LOC136465963 gene encoding uncharacterized protein, whose product is MVVAAPAVVVVAPAVGSRIHGLGGWIWLRVDRPQRLTAVRGAVQRRGTGAPCHESTAGAAVALVLTGVAGSSTAWSGRGAVAARQRCDAGARGQIRRRWGASGLLPEPGAAEASRVGSCTSAGIRRRPVAGQGAVPALLCNCAVLALGELGDGGDSDRGWKDGRVMRRRARRGRIWSFGTWTWHSLEGLARVVAGQGGGGGDSKGCRHRCSTAGSDVAGQGAASTGVGHVPGGG